The nucleotide window AAGCAGTCTGTAACATATCAAGCTTTGCACGAGCCCACTTTACTTTTTCCAGAATATCCTTCGCGCTGGCGGTCCAGACGAAGGGTTTGGGGGCTGCGTTGTGTTGCCCAATGTAATCGTTGATTGTGTTGATGAGCTCTGGAACGTTCTTGAACACGCCTCTGCGGAGACGCTTGTCAGTGAGGTCGCGAAAAAACCGTTCCACCATATTGA belongs to Verrucomicrobiota bacterium and includes:
- a CDS encoding IS630 family transposase is translated as NMVERFFRDLTDKRLRRGVFKNVPELINTINDYIGQHNAAPKPFVWTASAKDILEKVKWARAKLDMLQTA